The Petrotoga mobilis SJ95 genomic sequence ATTCTTGACTGTTCGGTATAAACTCGTTATTTAACCATACTGAAAACTCCATACCCGAAACAAATCGCCTTTCTTTTTCATAAATCTCCTTGTTATGTGCAATGTAGAAATTGTATATAAACCTACAAACACCTAGTGTTTTTTTAATTTGTTGTTCTTGTTCAAGCGTCGGATTTATCTCTGTTTTGTAGCTCTTTAGCAATCTCATCATCGCCCTTTATTTGCTTTTTATACTTTCTAAGTCCGTCGATTTTACACGAAAAAACATGAATAGGGTTGATAGTTTCTCATTGTTTACTACAATAATTTCTACACCATTAGATTTTAAAAATCTTTCAAACCAATCGTAACCACTACAAATAAATCTGTCTTTGTGTGCAATTAATATTGTTTTTACTAAACCTAACCTACAATTTCCTATTAATTTATTCCACTTTTTACGATTGTAATTTAATCCAGAGCCAATATCTTCAAATATTTCATCAACAATAATTCCTTTTGCGTTAGTATATTGTGTTAAAAATTCCACTTGATTTTTTAAATCATCTTTCTGGTTATTTGCTAAAACTCTTGCGTAAATTATTGTTTTCCTATGTTTAGAATTACTTTCACCTATATAATCTACGTACTGCTTATGAGTATAATAGCGTCAATTGGTTGGACTTCGAAACGCCTTAAGTATCCCTTTTCTGTCCCACCTGTGCAATGTTTTGACCGATACACCGATCATTTCAGCAAATTCATGTAGTTTATATGCATTCATATGCTATCACCTCTTACAGGTATATTTCATCACATACAAACACATTTGTCAATATATTTTTTAACTATTTTCGCCCTTCTGGAAAGGCAAAAATTCACACCTTTTTTATACATTTATATTATACAATCAAAAAATTAACGCTAAAAGAATTTTATTTATCTTTTAACAAAGAAACCTCAAAACATCTTCATTGTTGGTTTTACCATCAAAAAACCATGGACCTAAAAACATATATGATATAATTACATTATGTGATTGGCAACTGGGTGGGGAGTATTTGCCGCAGTGTGCAAACAATGTTTTTAAATGATTTTGACCTTGATTTGGGGTTTTTAAGGGGAACCCCCTTAACGTTCGGCGAAGGGGCGCTAACAAAGACTAAACGCAGCTTACATAAAAAAACTAAAAACATTACCATAACAAGGAGTCCTCGAATGAAAATAGCGATGATATTTGGAACACGGCCAGAAGCAATAAAAATGGCACCATTATACAAAAAGCTGAAAGAAGAAAATATGGAGGTAAAAGTAATAGCAACCGCTCAGCACAGAGAAATGCTCGATCAAGTGTTGAATCTTTTCGAAATAAAACCAGACTACGACTTAAATATAATGACAAAAAATCAAACTCTACCACAACTAACTTCAAAACTAGTTACAGAGATAGATAAAATACTAAAAATTGAACCATTCGATTACATACTAGTACAAGGGGATACAACCTCCACTTTTGTTGGAAGTCTCGCTGCTTTTTACAACAAAATATTTGTTGGGCACGTGGAAGCGGGTTTAAGAACGAACGACATATACAACCCCTTCCCAGAAGAAATGAACAGAAGACTAACAGGTACAATTGCAAAGCATCACTTTGCTTCTACCCAAAAGGCAAAAGATAACCTACTAAAAGAAGGTGTAGAAGAAAAAAACATAATAGTAACAGGGAACACGGTTATAGATGCATTACTATGGGTAAAAGAAAATAAAAACAAAGATATAGAAAAGATAAAAGAAAAGTACAACATAAAGAACAAAAAGTTTATCTTAGTAACCATGCATAGAAGGGAGAACTGGGGAAAACCGATAGAAAACGTGATGAAAGCGATAAAAAGGTATCTACACGAAAACGAAGAAATGCATATAGTATTTCCAGTTCACTTAAATCCGATAGTGAGAGAAAGTGTGTATAAAATACTTGGGAATGAGGAAAAAGCGATATTGATAGATCCTGTTGAATACTTAGAATTCATCGCGTTAATGGACGAAAGTCATTACATAATGACAGATTCAGGAGGGATACAAGAAGAAGCACCCACATTGGGCAAACCAACGTTGGTATTAAGAGAAACAACGGAAAGGCCTGAAGCAATAGAAGCGGGAACAGCAAAATTAATAGGAACACAAGAAGAACAAGTGTATCAAGCCATGAAAGAACTAGAAACAGAAAAATATGCTCAAATGAGCAAAGCGAGCAACCCTTTTGGGGATGGCAAGGCATCTCAAAGAATCGTTGAATTTTTGAAAAAAAGATATTACTCTTGATAAGGGCTATTTTCACTTGCCACCATTCTATTCCCTGACAACTCAGATCTATAATACAGTTCGTCGTAGAGTTGTAAAAAATCTTTAATAGAAGTCTCTTCGCCCAAATCAATACATTTATTACCCTCATCTAGTTTAACTTTTAGATTGAAATCATCTATTATCTCCTTAACCTTAGAAAACTCAAATTTCTTATAATTACCTTTTTTGATAACCTTATAAAACCTCTTCAAATACAAAGGTTTATTTTTGATTTTCTCACTAAAATAATCGATACTTTTTAATTTAATATCCTTACCAAATAGATTTCCCTTTTTCTTTATTTCCTCGATAACTTCATCTTTAGCCTCTTCATATTTCTTGTAAAACCCGAAATCTCTTTCAAAATAAGTCAGATTTCTAATTAAGACGGTATCTCCAACAACCATGTAATCAAAACTATTTTTTGGAATTAAGTAAAACTGTTCCTTTAAAGGTTGAATTTTACGTGCAGTAAGGGCTAAAATCCTTTTATCTTTAAAGATTTTGGAAGCTGTTAAATATTGAATACCCAACAAAAAATCATTCAACTCATTACTGTACAATTTTACTATCAGTTTGAACTTCTTAATTGTTTCCAAGTCTTTATTAGAATAATTTTTTATATACTTACCTTCACGAATAATCTCAACAATATCCCCAATATCGCTTACATTCTCTTTGACATCTTTTAGATACAAAAAGCTCCTATCATCAATGACTGTCTCGTATTCATCTACCTTGTTTGATTCTTTGACGCGTAAATCATTTAAAA encodes the following:
- the wecB gene encoding non-hydrolyzing UDP-N-acetylglucosamine 2-epimerase, whose protein sequence is MKIAMIFGTRPEAIKMAPLYKKLKEENMEVKVIATAQHREMLDQVLNLFEIKPDYDLNIMTKNQTLPQLTSKLVTEIDKILKIEPFDYILVQGDTTSTFVGSLAAFYNKIFVGHVEAGLRTNDIYNPFPEEMNRRLTGTIAKHHFASTQKAKDNLLKEGVEEKNIIVTGNTVIDALLWVKENKNKDIEKIKEKYNIKNKKFILVTMHRRENWGKPIENVMKAIKRYLHENEEMHIVFPVHLNPIVRESVYKILGNEEKAILIDPVEYLEFIALMDESHYIMTDSGGIQEEAPTLGKPTLVLRETTERPEAIEAGTAKLIGTQEEQVYQAMKELETEKYAQMSKASNPFGDGKASQRIVEFLKKRYYS
- a CDS encoding Kiwa anti-phage protein KwaB-like domain-containing protein, giving the protein MNKVNWDEILKNIFLKENLESLRELIATSTDFTMDVFIQNENNQIFWLKNEDPSFFKGIFLTSTDEFLNDLRVKESNKVDEYETVIDDRSFLYLKDVKENVSDIGDIVEIIREGKYIKNYSNKDLETIKKFKLIVKLYSNELNDFLLGIQYLTASKIFKDKRILALTARKIQPLKEQFYLIPKNSFDYMVVGDTVLIRNLTYFERDFGFYKKYEEAKDEVIEEIKKKGNLFGKDIKLKSIDYFSEKIKNKPLYLKRFYKVIKKGNYKKFEFSKVKEIIDDFNLKVKLDEGNKCIDLGEETSIKDFLQLYDELYYRSELSGNRMVASENSPYQE